In a genomic window of Drosophila takahashii strain IR98-3 E-12201 chromosome 3L, DtakHiC1v2, whole genome shotgun sequence:
- the LOC108067769 gene encoding uncharacterized protein isoform X1, with protein sequence MGRLFQYNRFGATDNINKNIAKKDTQQKNKMLRNAIKCPGYSDIYGQYNNDSSSFEKCQQWSNKLQFPAAGDMDKQPMEPIQSRTHKVYDSMKNFLQRKLFAQPSQKEQTLNEEATSDYDEQDLLDSSYHADAEEEEEEERDADCSCSSTTGSTTSSSSSPTTPKRSPQKSLLSLNCWQSSQPSSDSNPEEEEEEEAEEDSDAGISDCCQLLAENSPRNRRAAPLFSRYISAHQNSDDDEDEEPELLACPWYQPRITAKAALEHLQKSTPGSFLLRRSTPRHFELVLRLERSNKVKSYAVQSTRNQMYRLKGAKKQFTSLKALITHHSVMAEQLPLTLDLPRERHVAKPSSVRYADDFEPLESLQLLGILKSLQAKSIEI encoded by the exons CTACGCAATGCCATCAAATGTCCTGGCTACTCGGACATCTATGGTCAGTACAACAACGACTCGTCGTCCTTCGAGAAGTGCCAACAATGGAGCAACAAGCTGCAATTCCCAGCCGCCGGAGATATGGATAAACAACCCATGGAACCGATCCAGAGTCGCACGCACAAGGTCTACGACAGCATGAAGAATTTTCTGCAGCGCAAACTCTTTGCACAGCCCTCGCAAAAGGAGCAGACCTTGAACGAAGAAGCCACCAGCGACTATGATGAG CAGGACCTTCTCGACTCCTCGTACCATGCCGACgcggaggaagaggaggaggaggaacgcGATGCggactgcagctgcagctccaCCACcggcagcaccaccagcagcagcagcagcccaaCCACGCCCAAGCGATCGCCCCAAAAGTCCTTGCTGTCCCTCAACTGCTGGCAGAGCAGTCAGCCGAGCAGTGACTCCAATcccgaagaggaggaggaggaggaggcagaGGAGGACTCCGATGCCGGGATCTCCGATTGCTGTCAACTGCTGGCGGAGAATTCGCCACGCAACCGCAGAGCTGCTCCACTCTTCTCCCGATACATCAGCGCCCATCAAAACTCAGACgatgatgaggatgaggagccGGAGCTGCTGGCATGTCCTTGGTATCAGCCCAGGATAACGGCCAAGGCAGCCCTGGAGCATCTGCAAAAATCTACACCTGGAAGCTTTCTTCTGCGACGCAGCACTCCGCGACATTTTGAACTGGTCCTGCGACTCGAGAGGAGCAACAAGGTCAAGAGCTACGCAGTCCAGTCCACCCGGAATCAGATGTACCGATTAAAAGGAGCCAAGAAGCAGTTCACCAGCCTGAAGGCCCTGATCACGCACCATTCCGTGATGGCCGAACAACTGCCACTGACATTGGATTTGCCCAGGGAGCGTCATGTGGCGAAGCCCTCATCCGTTCGATATGCAGATGACTTCGAGCCCCTGGAGTCCCTGCAGCTATTGGGCATCCTGAAGAGCCTGCAGGCCAAGAGCATCGAGATATAG
- the LOC108067769 gene encoding uncharacterized protein isoform X2 — MGRLFQYNRFGATDNINKNIAKKDTQQKNKMLRNAIKCPGYSDIYGQYNNDSSSFEKCQQWSNKLQFPAAGDMDKQPMEPIQSRTHKVYDSMKNFLQRKLFAQPSQKEQTLNEEATSDYDEDLLDSSYHADAEEEEEEERDADCSCSSTTGSTTSSSSSPTTPKRSPQKSLLSLNCWQSSQPSSDSNPEEEEEEEAEEDSDAGISDCCQLLAENSPRNRRAAPLFSRYISAHQNSDDDEDEEPELLACPWYQPRITAKAALEHLQKSTPGSFLLRRSTPRHFELVLRLERSNKVKSYAVQSTRNQMYRLKGAKKQFTSLKALITHHSVMAEQLPLTLDLPRERHVAKPSSVRYADDFEPLESLQLLGILKSLQAKSIEI; from the exons CTACGCAATGCCATCAAATGTCCTGGCTACTCGGACATCTATGGTCAGTACAACAACGACTCGTCGTCCTTCGAGAAGTGCCAACAATGGAGCAACAAGCTGCAATTCCCAGCCGCCGGAGATATGGATAAACAACCCATGGAACCGATCCAGAGTCGCACGCACAAGGTCTACGACAGCATGAAGAATTTTCTGCAGCGCAAACTCTTTGCACAGCCCTCGCAAAAGGAGCAGACCTTGAACGAAGAAGCCACCAGCGACTATGATGAG GACCTTCTCGACTCCTCGTACCATGCCGACgcggaggaagaggaggaggaggaacgcGATGCggactgcagctgcagctccaCCACcggcagcaccaccagcagcagcagcagcccaaCCACGCCCAAGCGATCGCCCCAAAAGTCCTTGCTGTCCCTCAACTGCTGGCAGAGCAGTCAGCCGAGCAGTGACTCCAATcccgaagaggaggaggaggaggaggcagaGGAGGACTCCGATGCCGGGATCTCCGATTGCTGTCAACTGCTGGCGGAGAATTCGCCACGCAACCGCAGAGCTGCTCCACTCTTCTCCCGATACATCAGCGCCCATCAAAACTCAGACgatgatgaggatgaggagccGGAGCTGCTGGCATGTCCTTGGTATCAGCCCAGGATAACGGCCAAGGCAGCCCTGGAGCATCTGCAAAAATCTACACCTGGAAGCTTTCTTCTGCGACGCAGCACTCCGCGACATTTTGAACTGGTCCTGCGACTCGAGAGGAGCAACAAGGTCAAGAGCTACGCAGTCCAGTCCACCCGGAATCAGATGTACCGATTAAAAGGAGCCAAGAAGCAGTTCACCAGCCTGAAGGCCCTGATCACGCACCATTCCGTGATGGCCGAACAACTGCCACTGACATTGGATTTGCCCAGGGAGCGTCATGTGGCGAAGCCCTCATCCGTTCGATATGCAGATGACTTCGAGCCCCTGGAGTCCCTGCAGCTATTGGGCATCCTGAAGAGCCTGCAGGCCAAGAGCATCGAGATATAG